The Cryptomeria japonica unplaced genomic scaffold, Sugi_1.0 HiC_scaffold_146, whole genome shotgun sequence genome includes a region encoding these proteins:
- the LOC131028401 gene encoding nudix hydrolase 8-like produces the protein LTSHCLVAYTNDVINDAETILSKICDVLKAHEDRYNGVIVDIENMQKDASRFVASLKASLSQWAHQGKKAIWIKVPKEQVKLVHVAIEVGFWYHHAEPSYVMLVNWIPQTPPTIPDNASHQVGIAAFVFNKEGEIDTEFVQVVGFRDGHNPPFKKSDLLFVCMLRSVSSNIVVQDTKISAAKVHV, from the exons GTTGACAAGTCATTGCTTAGTCGCTTACACTAATGATGTTATCAATGATGCTGAAACAATTTTGAGCAAAATATGTGATGTTCTCAAAGCCCACGAAGACAGATATAATGGTGTCATTGTTGATATAGAGAATATGCAAAAGGATGCTTCTCGTTTTGTAGCTTCACTCAAGGCATCACTTTCTCAATGGGCACACCAG GGCAAGAAAGCGATCTGGATTAAAGTGCCCAAGGAACAGGTGAAACTAGTCCATGTTGCGATTGAG GTGGGATTTTGGTACCACCATGCAGAGCCTTCATATGTGATGTTAGTGAATTGGATCCCTCAAACTCCTCCTACCATCCCTGATAATGCTTCTCATCAAGTGGGAATCGCAGCTTTTGTATTCAACAAGGAGGGAGAG ATTGATACAGAATTTGTCCAAGTGGTTGGGTTCAG GGATGGTCATAATCCCCCTTTCAAAAAATCTGATCTGCTCTTCGTGTGCATGTTGAGATCTGTTTCTTCTAACATTGTTGTGCAAGATACAAAAATTTCAGCAGCCAAGGTACATGTTTAA
- the LOC131866467 gene encoding nudix hydrolase 8-like, protein MAFPTNEVSATTNDVDTVLYEICEVLKAQEDRYDGVVVDIGNMQNDATRFAASLRASLSHWARQGKKGVWIKVPKGQAKLVPVAIEVGFS, encoded by the exons ATGGCATTCCCAACAAACGAGGTTTCGGCTACCACTAATGATGTTGACACTGTTTTGTACGAAATATGTGAAGTGCTCAAAGCCCAGGAAGACAGATATGATGGTGTGGTTGTTGACATTGGGAATATGCAAAACGATGCTACTCGTTTTGCAGCTTCGCTCAGGGCATCACTTTCTCATTGGGCACGCCAG GGAAAGAAGGGGGTGTGGATTAAAGTGCCCAAGGGCCAGGCGAAGCTAGTCCCCGTTGCGATTGAGGTCGGTTTTTCATAA
- the LOC131028340 gene encoding nudix hydrolase 2-like, which translates to FVYASTVFGELPSYVMLVYWIPQSPPTIPDNASHQVGIAAFVFNEEGQVLVVQEKCGPYKDSGLWKMPTGRINQGEGIKEGAIREVHEETGIDAEFVEVVGFRDGHNAPFGKSDMLFVCLLRSVSSNIVVQDTEISAAKWMAIEEFASQPKNQQSKLLKDMIGVCVANVNGRCKGFSGIGISSNSRKPSAFYCNALYSQ; encoded by the exons TTCGTTTATGCTTCAACGGTGTTTGGTGAATTGCCTTCATATGTGATGTTAGTGTATTGGATCCCTCAATCTCCTCCTACCATCCCTGATAATGCCTCACATCAAGTGGGAATTGCAGCTTTTGTATTCAACGAGGAGGGACAG GTTCTAGTAGTTCAGGAAAAGTGTGGACCTTACAAAGATTCTGGGTTGTGGAAGATGCCAACAGGAAGGATTAACCAG GGGGAAGGCATTAAGGAAGGGGCCATAAGAGAAGTTCACGAAGAAACAGGG ATTGATGCAGAATTCGTAGAAGTGGTTGGCTTCAG GGATGGTCACAATGCCCCTTTTGGAAAATCGGATATGCTCTTCGTGTGTCTGTTGAGATCCGTTTCTTCTAATATTGTGGTGCAAGATACCGAAATTTCTGCAGCCAAG tggaTGGCGATAGAAGAATTTGCATCTCAACCTAAAAATCAGCAAAGCAAACTTTTAAAAGATATGATCGGCGTGTGTGTTGCCAACGTCAACGGACGATGTAAAGGATTTTCAGGCATTGGGATATCGTCTAACTCGCGCAAACCCTCTGCATTCTACTGCAATGCCCTCTATTCTCAATAA
- the LOC131028339 gene encoding nudix hydrolase 2-like, which yields MYFHVLLQINTEFVQVVGFRDGHNAPFGKSDLLFVCMLRSLSSNIVVQDTEISVAKWMAIEEFASQPKNQQSKLLKDMIGVCVANVNGQCEGFSGIGISSNSRKPSAFFCTALNSE from the exons atgTATTTTCATGTACTCTTACAGATTAATACAGAATTTGTACAAGTGGTTGGGTTCAG GGATGGTCACAATGCCCCTTTCGGAAAATCCGATCTGCTCTTCGTGTGTATGTTGAGATCTCTTTCTTCTAATATTGTTGTGCAAGATACCGAAATTTCAGTAGCCAAG TGGATGGCAATAGAAGAATTTGCATCTCAACCTAAAAATCAGCAAAGCAAACTCCTAAAAGATATGATCGGCGTGTGTGTTGCCAACGTCAACGGACAATGTGAAGGATTTTCAGGCATTGGGATATCGTCCAACTCGCGCAAACCCTCTGCTTTCTTCTGCACTGCCCTTAATTCTGAGTAA